Part of the Sphingopyxis lindanitolerans genome is shown below.
ATCGCCTTCGGCATCCTGATCGGTCCCAACGGCATGGCGCTGCTGGCGCCGGGACCGGCCATGGAAATGCTCGCCAAGCTGGGATTCGGCGTGCTGATGCTGATCGCCGGACTGGAAATCGATCTCGGCATGCTGCTCGCGCGCGGGCAGAAGGCGAAGCAGGCGAGTCCGCTCATGCTCGCGGTGATGATGTCGCTGATGACCGTGGTCATGGCCGCGTTCGGCGCCTGGCTGTTGCTCGACTCCTCGACGCCGCTGCTGCATCTGGCGATCTATGCCGTGATCCTGTCGACGACGTCGGTCGGGATCGTCGTGCCGACCATACAGGAACGACGCCTGGCCGACGGCGCCTATGGCCAGACCATCCTCTCCACCGCGTTGCTCGCGGATTTTTTCACGATGATCGCCATCTCGTCCCTGGCCGGCATCGTCGTCAGCGGCCGCGCCGAGGGCGCATTGGGCAGCCTGGCGCTCGTCGGCATCGCCGGGCTGGCGATCTGGCTGCTGCCCAAGCTGCTGGCGCGGGTGCCGGCCGCGCAGTTGGACAGCCGGACCAGCCTGCCGTTGGTCAGGCTCAGCCTGGCGCTGCTGTTCATGGTCGCCTGGCTCGCGGAGCGGCTGGAATCCGAACTGGTGCTGGCGGCCTTCCTCGCCGGATTGCTGCTGGGGCAGATCATCCCCCGCAACAGCCATCGGCGCGAGACGCTGGAAGCGATCGGCTACGGCTTCATCGTTCCCTTCTTCTTCATCAATGTCGGCCTGAAATTCGACATTCCCGCCCTCTTCGCCTCGCCCAAGGCCTTGCTGCTGGTGCCGGGCTTCGTGGCGGTCGCCTTCGCCAACAAGATCATTCCCGCATTGCTGCTGGTTCCGGCGCATGGTCGGAAGATGGCCGTCGCGGCCGGCCTGCTGCTGAGCGCCCGCCTCAGCCTGATCGTCGCCGCGTCCGACATTGCGACGCGGATCGGCGTGCTCGATACGGCGACCAATGCGGCCATGGTGCTGGTTGCCATCATCAGCGCAGCCCTGGCGCCCCTTCTGTTCAACATATTGGTCGATCGGAAAGCGCCCATATTGGCGAATGCCGAAGCGTAAGGGGCAGGGGCAAGTGCCCCCCCTATCCCCCCTGCCGGACAGGCGGGCGCCCTGAGACCGGCCCGGCGCGGGTTCGTTCCAGGGGGGCCATCCCATCCATCACCGGAGGGCCGGAGAGCAGTCGCCAAATTTTCGCCGGAGTTGCTGTCCCGTGCGGGCAGATGTTGCCCGGATCAGGCGGCTTATCGGCATCGAAGCCCCTGCGCTTGGGCAACGTCATCCTCCTCTTGGAGCGGTTTCGATTGCTTGGAAATCGCTCCAAAGAACCCCTGCGTTAAATCACCGGAGTAGCCGTCGAGTCATTCGACATGCTTAGAGTCCGTTTCGAAAGTCATGATGCGCGGGCCATGCGGCGGACCAAGACCATTGCCGCAG
Proteins encoded:
- a CDS encoding cation:proton antiporter, coding for MIISVIALACAGSAIAAILARWMPRALLPALVLEIAFGILIGPNGMALLAPGPAMEMLAKLGFGVLMLIAGLEIDLGMLLARGQKAKQASPLMLAVMMSLMTVVMAAFGAWLLLDSSTPLLHLAIYAVILSTTSVGIVVPTIQERRLADGAYGQTILSTALLADFFTMIAISSLAGIVVSGRAEGALGSLALVGIAGLAIWLLPKLLARVPAAQLDSRTSLPLVRLSLALLFMVAWLAERLESELVLAAFLAGLLLGQIIPRNSHRRETLEAIGYGFIVPFFFINVGLKFDIPALFASPKALLLVPGFVAVAFANKIIPALLLVPAHGRKMAVAAGLLLSARLSLIVAASDIATRIGVLDTATNAAMVLVAIISAALAPLLFNILVDRKAPILANAEA